TAAAGTGTTATCATTATAAACAGTCTTAATCTCACGAGGTCACCTTCTTATTTTGTTGCAGTGTCAATCTTATTACACCACTTTTATGTTTCTTGATTATTAAGATAGTAATTAAAATTCATGCAtacataaagaataaaaaatattatttgtatattaaaattaatcactatatatttatataaatatatgtagtttaatttatttttagtgtgtattttgtattttaatatatattttatattagagactaattttagtatacacctaatataattgataaaaaatagtatatttattgttatttctcTAATAGAAGTTCAAATGTTACTAGAGAGTGCAAATATgtattattttgtgttttgtttCTCTTCCTgatatattattatgattatggTGTATTATTATTAAGTTGTCTGTATAAGTGACTTGGACAAATTAATTGTGGATTTAAAAACTCACAGTTTGTATGGTGATTTCTAAAAGAGGATGTCATAAATTGCGACACTTGCGACTTGTTCAATGCTTCTATGGAATTTCAGACAAAGGATTATGTGAGATTGCTGAAAAGCTTCCATTGTTGGAGGAACTTGATATTACTCTTTGTTCCGGTGTTTCTAGTATTGCTTTAGAAGCAATTGGCCGAGGTTGTCCTCTTCTAAAATCATTCAAGTATAATAACAATGGTGGCGATAACGAAGAAGCATTGGCTATTGCACAAAATATGTCCAACTTACACCATCTCCAACTTGTTAGAAACTACCTCGACAATAGTGGCTTGAGCGCCATTCTTGATGGTTGCCCTCATCTTGAATCTCTTGATTTACGCTTGTGTCACGATGTCGAGTTGGAGGGGGAATTGAGGACAAGATGTGATGAACAATTAAAAGATTTGAGGGATCCGAATGCACCTCTTGATGACTTTAAATTTTGTGGACTATGCTTTGAAATTGCATACGATGATGCAGTATTTGACTATCTAAACGAGAAGCGGGTTCAAGAACAAGAATACTCTGAGATCGCATCTGATGATACAATATATGAGTATCAAAAAAGAGAAGCTGAGAGAGTTGAGAAAGAAAATTTGGATGAAGCAGATTGGGAGGAGATATATGCTATATGGGAAAGTATCAAAAATCCAAGATTATGGTATAAAAGATTAATTCGAGAATCAAATAGGGGAAAGAAGAATAATACAAAatccaaaaagaagaagaaacgtggaagaaaagaatacaaaattaataaccaaaaaAGAATATATTATGAAATGGAAGATGCACATGAACTATTGCAGTCTagtgttttctgtttttaaactttaattttctatataggtaatgtttattttattggttTGATTTCATCTCTCATGGAAAATAAAGCAATATTTGAAGTTCTTGGATAATATAAGTTTGTTGAGACATTATTATCATACAGTCTTCGTAAATTTTCTCAACCTCTTTTCTCCCCAAAATCGCCACTTACAAGTTTCTCTTTTTATGTAATATGTTACAACTTTGGATTAAGGTTTCCAACCCCAACAAATTAAATAACTTTAACGTCATACAATATAGTCACAACCTTCACAACCTTCACAACCTTCAATATATTCTTTTTTAGCATTGTTCATCAATCTTCAAAACCTTCTCTCATTACAGTCCTACCATACCTTGAAATCGTTcctcatgtcacaaatataaaacAATCTCATTGCAACTTACAAAAATGACAATTACGCTTATGTCATTTGGTTTTTCTTATATTATCAACATTGTCACGGTGATAAAAGGCTTTTGGTTAGCATCTTCGGATTAGTCATTAGCACGATTAAGAATTTAAGATACCGAAAATGTTTGGTaatcaaagaaaatcagccaaaatcAGTCATAACCtaccttatttaacatttattaattgttgtgacaattaatgaatgctaaataaggtaagTTCTGGCTGTTTTTTTTTGTCTATCTAACATTATCCGATATCGGAAATTTAATGTTTTAACTAGTGTTTTAATTGTTAGGTGTCACTTCCATATTTATCGATCATCTTAAAGCCACTCATGGTCACCATTCACTTTAACTACCATATATAGTGGTGATCTTGTTATATATACCATTTTTTCACACCTTATATATATGAGATATGTATTAGGGTCATacgaaggtggttggtaagaaggggctttggcttgtgagtatgattgagagttatgttgaggatatggttcataggcatatggtggtggttcttgaaagtcacaaggtgattcaccatagccattggattgatatgcatcatagaatagctcttcttcatagtgcattggtggaggttgttgccaagaggattgatcatatgcatatggctcctcccacctttgattattccatccttgatacacatcttcattgtaatctccacttcctacaacatagttgtaatcacactcatagccaaaatgagaattcatggtgaaaagagaaaataaaaacaaaaactactaagtaataatgaaacaaagtcctaactagcaagcaatccaaaaaaatcaagctattcacaatattcacatatatacaataaccaataacataacaccattgcaattccccggcaacggcgccattttgatgattggatttttgacggtttagaattt
The sequence above is drawn from the Arachis hypogaea cultivar Tifrunner chromosome 4, arahy.Tifrunner.gnm2.J5K5, whole genome shotgun sequence genome and encodes:
- the LOC112794385 gene encoding putative F-box/LRR-repeat protein 9; this encodes MDYQSINAGPEKKVNWLDLPHDLTLMIIGKLATFEILISTQFVCPKWRRICMDPLLWRTINMCDIGIRNSVDYKLEKMCRHAIDRSCGHLIDISIEHFGTDDLLKYIIDSGCHKLRHLRLVQCFYGISDKGLCEIAEKLPLLEELDITLCSGVSSIALEAIGRGCPLLKSFKYNNNGGDNEEALAIAQNMSNLHHLQLVRNYLDNSGLSAILDGCPHLESLDLRLCHDVELEGELRTRCDEQLKDLRDPNAPLDDFKFCGLCFEIAYDDAVFDYLNEKRVQEQEYSEIASDDTIYEYQKREAERVEKENLDEADWEEIYAIWESNVYFIGLISSLMENKAIFEVLG